The following are encoded in a window of Arthrobacter sp. OAP107 genomic DNA:
- a CDS encoding acyl-CoA carboxylase subunit beta: MSTTTITEAEAPTAAAEAPTVHELLREKLEQAKIGGSEKNRKKIVESGKLLVRERLALLFDDNEYIEDGLLARFEDGLPGDAVVIAFGRVDGRQVCVIANDFSVKAGTWGNRTFEKITAAQEKSNAAGIPLVYLFDSAGARIDEQFESFAGRHAWGNIFYNQVQISGRVPQVCALFGPSPAGSAYVPALCDMTIMVRGHATAYLGSPRLAEMVTGEKVTLEEMGGAEMHCTVSGLGDVLVEDDAEAIAAIRVWLSFLPASWEQPAPVAPALEPRPGRMLEEIVPLREAEVFDMEEFVESLVDEGSWFPYKELFAPEMLTGFARIGGRPVGLVGNQPKHMGGSIFPDSSDKAARFIWICNAYNIPIIFLVDIAGYMIGSAVERQGIIRHGAKMIFAVSECRVPRITVLVRKAYGGGYLAMSGAPMNPDAVIALPTARPALMGPDAAVNGIYYNQIHEIEDPQERQKFIMEKHAEYAEGIDVFKIANANAVEAVVPANELRADLMVRLDLYGRRKAVPVERRQAVTPA, encoded by the coding sequence ATGAGCACCACCACGATCACGGAAGCCGAGGCGCCGACGGCGGCAGCTGAGGCGCCCACCGTGCACGAACTTCTCCGGGAGAAGCTCGAGCAGGCAAAGATCGGCGGTTCAGAGAAGAACCGCAAGAAGATCGTCGAGTCCGGCAAGCTGCTGGTCCGCGAACGTCTTGCCCTGCTGTTTGATGACAACGAATACATTGAGGACGGGCTCCTGGCCCGCTTCGAAGACGGTCTGCCGGGCGACGCCGTCGTCATCGCTTTCGGGCGGGTGGACGGCCGGCAGGTCTGCGTGATCGCGAATGATTTCAGCGTCAAGGCCGGTACTTGGGGGAACAGGACGTTTGAGAAGATCACGGCGGCACAGGAGAAATCCAACGCGGCCGGGATCCCTCTGGTTTACTTGTTCGATTCCGCCGGGGCCCGCATCGACGAGCAGTTTGAGAGCTTCGCGGGCCGCCACGCCTGGGGAAACATCTTCTACAACCAGGTCCAGATTTCAGGACGTGTGCCGCAGGTGTGCGCGCTCTTCGGCCCGTCCCCGGCCGGCTCGGCCTATGTTCCGGCACTGTGCGACATGACCATCATGGTCCGTGGCCACGCGACGGCCTACCTTGGTTCCCCGCGCCTGGCGGAGATGGTGACGGGGGAAAAGGTCACGCTCGAGGAGATGGGCGGGGCCGAGATGCACTGTACGGTCTCGGGTCTTGGCGATGTCCTCGTGGAAGACGACGCGGAAGCAATTGCCGCCATCCGCGTGTGGCTGAGCTTCCTGCCCGCCAGCTGGGAGCAGCCCGCCCCCGTTGCCCCCGCACTGGAGCCACGCCCCGGCCGCATGCTGGAGGAGATCGTTCCGCTGCGCGAGGCCGAAGTGTTCGACATGGAAGAGTTCGTCGAATCGTTGGTCGATGAAGGGAGCTGGTTCCCGTACAAGGAGCTCTTCGCCCCCGAAATGCTGACCGGGTTTGCCCGGATCGGAGGCCGGCCTGTGGGACTCGTCGGCAATCAGCCCAAGCACATGGGCGGGTCGATCTTCCCTGATTCCTCCGACAAGGCAGCGCGGTTCATCTGGATCTGCAACGCCTACAACATCCCGATTATCTTCCTGGTAGACATCGCCGGGTACATGATCGGTTCGGCTGTGGAGCGCCAGGGCATCATCCGGCACGGCGCCAAGATGATCTTTGCCGTCTCGGAATGCAGGGTCCCCCGCATCACGGTGCTGGTACGCAAGGCCTACGGCGGCGGCTACCTGGCGATGTCCGGCGCCCCGATGAATCCTGACGCGGTGATTGCCCTTCCCACCGCCCGGCCTGCGCTCATGGGTCCGGATGCGGCGGTCAACGGCATCTACTACAACCAGATCCACGAGATCGAGGATCCTCAGGAACGCCAGAAGTTCATCATGGAGAAGCACGCCGAGTACGCCGAAGGGATCGATGTCTTCAAGATCGCCAATGCCAACGCGGTGGAAGCCGTTGTTCCCGCCAATGAACTGCGGGCGGATCTGATGGTACGCCTGGATCTCTACGGCCGGCGCAAAGCCGTCCCCGTCGAGCGCCGCCAGGCCGTGACTCCGGCATAA
- a CDS encoding substrate-binding domain-containing protein, producing the protein MKISQLIRRGTAVAATGVLALTLGACGAGDPSAQNASAVGKKPVKVGVSVYNMSSFITAGKEGIDRYAKENNIEVLWNSANNDVSTQASQIDQYVSAKVDAILIVPVQQDSLQPQVAAAKAANIPILDVNASLNNKDLSGSVQPDDVAAGAQEAEMMMKKLGNKGKVVILEGPLGQSAQIDRYSGIESVLKKNPDVQVLAKDTANWSREEAVNKMKNWISAFGKEIDGVIAENDDMGLGALQALREAGITNVPIVGIDGIQDGLNAVKSGDFIGTSLQNGTVELAAGVAVAAKIARGEKVDNHGTYKMAAITKDNVDAALDHVVNKREEFLNELTNLIDKNLETGNLAYEGLPGQKQ; encoded by the coding sequence ATGAAGATTAGCCAGCTCATTCGCCGCGGAACTGCCGTGGCCGCCACCGGAGTCCTCGCTTTGACCCTGGGAGCATGCGGCGCCGGTGACCCCAGCGCACAGAACGCCAGCGCGGTAGGCAAAAAACCAGTCAAAGTCGGCGTCAGCGTCTACAACATGTCCTCCTTCATCACCGCAGGAAAGGAAGGCATCGACCGGTACGCGAAAGAAAACAACATCGAAGTCCTCTGGAACTCAGCAAACAACGACGTCAGCACCCAGGCAAGCCAGATCGACCAGTACGTCAGTGCCAAGGTCGACGCCATCCTGATCGTCCCCGTCCAGCAGGACTCGCTCCAGCCACAGGTTGCTGCGGCAAAAGCCGCGAATATTCCCATCCTGGACGTCAACGCCAGCCTCAACAACAAGGACCTCTCAGGCAGCGTACAGCCCGACGATGTCGCAGCCGGCGCCCAGGAAGCCGAAATGATGATGAAAAAACTGGGCAACAAAGGCAAGGTCGTCATCCTCGAAGGACCCCTCGGACAGTCCGCACAGATTGACCGCTACTCGGGCATCGAATCTGTGCTGAAAAAGAATCCGGACGTCCAGGTTCTCGCCAAGGACACCGCCAATTGGAGCCGCGAAGAAGCCGTCAACAAAATGAAGAACTGGATCTCGGCCTTCGGAAAAGAAATCGACGGAGTGATCGCCGAGAACGACGATATGGGCCTCGGTGCTCTCCAGGCCCTTCGCGAGGCCGGTATCACCAACGTCCCCATCGTCGGCATAGACGGCATCCAGGACGGGCTCAACGCTGTCAAGAGCGGCGACTTCATCGGCACTTCCCTCCAAAACGGCACAGTCGAACTGGCCGCAGGAGTCGCTGTCGCAGCAAAGATTGCCCGCGGCGAAAAAGTCGATAACCACGGCACCTACAAGATGGCCGCCATCACCAAAGACAACGTCGACGCCGCCCTGGACCACGTGGTCAACAAGCGCGAAGAGTTCCTGAATGAACTGACCAACCTCATCGACAAGAATCTTGAGACCGGCAACCTCGCATACGAGGGATTGCCCGGCCAGAAGCAGTAA
- a CDS encoding cupin domain-containing protein, whose product MTDVAFDINRNTDIFRVHRAGDLQVAPGQTQNARRISGVSKENSAADKLWFGKVYTGPGEISDPHHHGEAQTGGYVFKGRGFIRYGEGYSEIVYLEEGDFVFVPPFMPHIEGNASKTEELIWMTTRTPDNIVVNLADQDVADLEIDYRS is encoded by the coding sequence ATGACAGACGTCGCTTTTGATATCAACAGGAACACCGACATCTTCCGTGTTCACCGTGCCGGCGATTTGCAGGTCGCCCCTGGTCAGACGCAGAATGCCCGGCGCATTTCGGGGGTGAGCAAGGAGAACAGTGCCGCCGACAAGCTGTGGTTCGGGAAGGTTTACACCGGCCCAGGTGAAATTTCAGATCCGCACCACCACGGGGAAGCGCAGACCGGTGGATATGTCTTCAAGGGCCGCGGTTTCATCCGTTACGGCGAGGGTTACAGCGAGATTGTCTACCTCGAAGAAGGCGACTTCGTCTTCGTGCCGCCGTTCATGCCTCATATTGAAGGCAATGCCAGCAAGACCGAGGAGTTGATCTGGATGACGACCCGGACTCCGGACAACATTGTTGTGAACCTGGCTGACCAGGACGTCGCCGACCTGGAGATCGACTACCGATCCTGA
- a CDS encoding ABC transporter permease, whose amino-acid sequence MSTTTTAPAPANPTTQRFSREWFQNLAIRYAMVIVMLLVIAFFLYRSARFGTVDNVTTILIAAAPFALIALGQTLVILTGGIDLSVGSVIAVSAMSGALFAKSFPDQVWLSVLVAVLVGLIAGSINGAVISLINVPPFIATLGMLTLASGLAFVVGNGAPINGLPTAFGQIANTQILGLTIPVLLMILGIVGFGLMMRRTTYGLRIYAVGGNRLASEIAGVKTGRVLFSVYAISGALAGLSGIMLSSRVISGSPTLGQGYELDAIAAVVIGGASLMGGRGTIWGTVLGLLLIQTLNNGLDILTVPAYWQDVIKGLLIVTAVAIDVWASKRRT is encoded by the coding sequence ATGTCGACCACCACCACAGCTCCAGCCCCAGCAAATCCAACCACCCAGCGCTTCTCGCGTGAATGGTTCCAAAACCTGGCCATCCGCTACGCGATGGTCATCGTCATGCTGCTCGTGATCGCCTTCTTCCTCTACCGCAGTGCGCGGTTCGGCACGGTCGATAACGTCACAACGATCCTCATCGCGGCAGCCCCGTTCGCCCTGATCGCCCTGGGACAGACGCTCGTCATCCTCACCGGCGGCATCGATCTGTCCGTGGGCAGCGTCATCGCCGTCAGCGCAATGTCCGGAGCCCTGTTCGCCAAGTCCTTCCCGGACCAGGTCTGGCTCTCAGTCCTCGTCGCAGTACTCGTCGGGCTGATAGCCGGCAGCATCAACGGTGCAGTCATCTCACTGATCAACGTACCGCCCTTCATCGCCACACTGGGCATGCTGACCCTGGCCTCCGGTCTGGCCTTCGTCGTAGGTAACGGCGCCCCCATCAACGGACTTCCCACAGCCTTCGGGCAGATCGCCAACACCCAGATCCTGGGCCTGACCATTCCCGTTCTGCTCATGATCCTGGGCATCGTTGGCTTCGGGCTGATGATGCGACGCACCACCTACGGGCTGAGGATCTACGCCGTGGGCGGCAACAGGCTCGCCTCCGAGATCGCCGGCGTGAAAACCGGGCGCGTTCTCTTCAGCGTCTACGCCATCAGCGGCGCCCTGGCCGGGCTGTCAGGCATCATGCTCTCATCCCGCGTCATCAGCGGATCCCCGACCTTGGGCCAGGGCTACGAACTGGACGCCATCGCCGCCGTCGTCATCGGCGGGGCAAGCCTGATGGGCGGACGCGGCACGATCTGGGGCACAGTCCTGGGCCTCCTGCTCATCCAGACCCTGAACAACGGCCTGGACATCCTCACCGTCCCCGCTTACTGGCAGGACGTCATCAAAGGCCTACTCATCGTCACCGCAGTCGCGATCGACGTATGGGCCAGCAAACGCCGCACCTGA
- a CDS encoding sugar ABC transporter ATP-binding protein, whose translation MTSPTTSHRSDEAPEAGLSSPISLECLNIKKSFGGVPVLKDVSLQLLPGTITALAGENGAGKSTLMKIASGQYRPDAGRVLVQGQDLPAGNAQASHKLGVSIVPQELASVMDLSVYENIFIGREIRGPFGLQRKKMIDEARKNLEVFGLDIDPATRMGSLPVGIRQIIEIIKATNTGARAILLDEPSSAIAEREVERLISVMRHLRDRGVALLFTTHKMEEIRAVADRVIVLRDGGLVLDKPLAELSDDDIVTAMIGRELEDLFPERNTPAEETVLEVDGLSVDGAGGPVSVSVRRGEIVGLAGLVGAGRTELLETIFGMRRTMGGEVRVLGRSVKKHSPSAAIDARIAIVPEDRKGSGAILSMDVLDNGSLPRLSHYSTAGFLKQGARRAAVQKATDSVRLRSRGLGQPMETLSGGNQQKVVLARWLTGPVDVLLLDEPTRGVDVGARSEIYRIIVELASQGMAVLMASSDMPEVLSLSHRALVMRGGEVAGELSREDLDRSDVQEKIFRLASGLTQ comes from the coding sequence ATGACCAGCCCAACGACGAGTCACAGGTCAGACGAGGCCCCCGAGGCAGGCCTGAGCAGCCCCATAAGCCTGGAGTGCCTCAACATCAAGAAGTCCTTCGGCGGAGTACCCGTGCTGAAGGACGTGTCCCTGCAGCTCCTTCCCGGAACCATCACCGCCCTCGCCGGCGAAAACGGCGCCGGCAAGTCAACGCTGATGAAGATCGCCTCTGGACAGTACCGACCTGACGCCGGAAGAGTCCTCGTCCAGGGACAGGACCTTCCCGCCGGCAACGCCCAGGCCTCCCACAAGCTGGGCGTGAGCATCGTTCCACAGGAGCTGGCATCCGTCATGGATCTCAGCGTCTACGAAAACATCTTTATCGGTCGTGAAATCAGGGGTCCTTTCGGTCTCCAGCGCAAGAAGATGATCGACGAGGCCCGAAAGAACCTGGAAGTGTTCGGCCTGGACATCGATCCGGCCACCAGAATGGGCAGCCTGCCGGTTGGCATCCGCCAGATCATCGAAATCATCAAGGCCACCAACACCGGCGCCAGAGCCATCCTGCTGGACGAACCCTCCAGCGCCATCGCCGAACGCGAAGTCGAACGACTGATCTCAGTAATGCGCCACCTGCGCGACCGCGGGGTGGCGCTGCTCTTCACCACCCACAAAATGGAGGAAATCCGCGCGGTGGCCGATCGCGTAATCGTCCTCCGCGACGGCGGCCTGGTCCTTGACAAGCCCCTGGCCGAACTCAGCGACGACGACATCGTCACGGCCATGATCGGCCGCGAACTCGAAGACCTGTTTCCCGAACGCAACACCCCGGCTGAAGAAACCGTGCTTGAAGTTGACGGCCTGTCCGTCGATGGAGCAGGCGGTCCTGTCTCCGTTTCAGTCCGGCGCGGCGAAATCGTCGGCCTGGCCGGGCTCGTTGGGGCAGGACGGACCGAACTGCTCGAAACCATCTTCGGCATGCGCCGCACAATGGGCGGGGAGGTCCGGGTCCTGGGCAGGTCCGTCAAAAAGCACTCCCCGTCGGCTGCAATTGATGCAAGGATCGCCATCGTTCCCGAAGACCGGAAGGGATCCGGGGCGATCCTGTCCATGGACGTCCTGGACAACGGAAGCCTGCCCCGGCTTTCCCACTACTCCACAGCGGGGTTCTTGAAGCAGGGCGCCCGCCGCGCGGCAGTACAAAAGGCAACCGACTCCGTGCGCCTGCGCAGCCGGGGCCTGGGCCAGCCAATGGAAACCCTCTCCGGCGGCAATCAACAAAAAGTCGTGCTGGCACGCTGGCTGACCGGCCCCGTGGACGTCCTGCTCCTGGACGAGCCCACCAGAGGAGTCGATGTCGGAGCCCGCAGCGAGATCTACCGCATCATCGTAGAACTCGCCTCCCAGGGTATGGCCGTCCTGATGGCCTCCAGCGACATGCCCGAAGTGCTCAGCCTGTCCCACCGCGCCCTCGTCATGCGGGGCGGGGAAGTAGCCGGCGAACTCAGCCGTGAAGACCTTGACCGATCCGACGTGCAGGAAAAGATTTTCCGGCTCGCCAGCGGCCTGACCCAGTAA
- a CDS encoding EthD domain-containing protein → MPKRITYLEKRDGMPRDDFGLHWSTTHAEIARDLPGVIAYRQNHVRPPSASPSADAYAVDGIVELWFADESVVDAGFDSDVARRLAADEPNFLSGLTGGPVSADDPYESSPHKLWLLARWRSDASADHEAVTAWANLRAAEWSGALSASVNYLNPDGLLLTRKALRSEPRIPQVAIAFGFTSGQCAADAAATIADELGQIQGMLDNIHVYSAEELVFI, encoded by the coding sequence ATGCCCAAACGGATCACGTACCTGGAGAAACGCGACGGGATGCCGCGGGATGACTTCGGCCTCCACTGGTCGACCACGCATGCAGAGATAGCTCGCGACTTACCCGGAGTGATCGCCTACCGCCAGAATCACGTACGGCCACCATCGGCATCGCCTTCGGCCGATGCCTACGCCGTGGACGGCATCGTTGAGCTGTGGTTCGCCGACGAGAGCGTGGTCGACGCAGGCTTCGACTCTGATGTCGCCCGACGACTCGCCGCCGACGAACCAAACTTCCTCAGCGGGCTCACTGGCGGCCCGGTTTCTGCCGATGACCCGTATGAATCCTCGCCACACAAGTTGTGGCTGCTCGCGCGTTGGCGCAGCGACGCGTCCGCGGACCATGAGGCAGTGACGGCATGGGCAAATCTCCGGGCGGCCGAATGGTCGGGCGCCCTCAGCGCGAGCGTCAATTACTTGAACCCAGATGGTCTATTGCTAACGCGCAAAGCCTTGCGGTCCGAGCCACGTATTCCCCAAGTTGCCATTGCCTTCGGTTTCACCAGCGGGCAGTGTGCGGCCGACGCAGCGGCGACTATCGCAGATGAGCTCGGCCAAATACAAGGCATGCTAGACAATATCCACGTATATTCTGCGGAGGAATTGGTATTCATCTGA
- a CDS encoding MerR family DNA-binding transcriptional regulator — MSWNRYWQERMKIGILAELTGVSARMLRHYEDQGLLRPERLGNGYRDYPRPAS, encoded by the coding sequence ATGAGTTGGAATAGGTACTGGCAGGAGCGCATGAAAATCGGGATCTTGGCCGAGTTGACTGGCGTAAGTGCACGCATGCTCCGGCATTACGAGGACCAGGGCCTGCTTCGCCCGGAAAGGCTGGGCAATGGATACAGGGATTATCCGAGGCCAGCGTCATGA
- a CDS encoding zinc-binding dehydrogenase, which produces MNTMRAAIFRGPGELAIEEIERPTPGPGEISVNVKAAATCGTDLKSYRRGHPKLFPVLPARFGHEFAGVVEAVGAGVEGFEVGQRVVAANTAPCGRCWACTKQRPSLCENLEFLNGAFAEQVVIPAAIVARNTFHLPDSVSFASAAPLEPLATVVHGMAETGMQLGDTIVVNGCGPIGLMFIRLSRLRGANVIATDRSAVRLQQAKEAGAGQVLDLTDLATTADRSAAVRELTDGKRGVDVAIEAVGLPEVWEQTVECLRPGGTAVLFGGPKAGSRFSVDAVAMHYSEYTLKGVFHHTPEYTKVALDLLSSGDLDGETLISETRPLEALVESLEDMAQGKGAKYLLDPAMTA; this is translated from the coding sequence ATGAACACCATGCGCGCGGCAATCTTCCGCGGCCCAGGGGAACTCGCGATCGAGGAAATCGAGCGCCCAACACCCGGACCGGGCGAAATCTCGGTCAACGTCAAGGCCGCAGCCACTTGTGGAACAGACCTCAAGTCCTACCGCCGGGGCCACCCCAAGCTCTTCCCGGTCCTCCCGGCCCGCTTCGGCCATGAGTTCGCCGGGGTCGTGGAAGCCGTCGGCGCCGGCGTCGAAGGCTTCGAAGTCGGCCAGCGCGTCGTCGCCGCCAACACAGCACCGTGCGGGCGCTGCTGGGCATGCACGAAGCAGCGCCCCAGCCTGTGCGAAAACCTTGAGTTCCTCAACGGTGCCTTCGCTGAGCAGGTGGTCATTCCCGCAGCCATCGTCGCACGGAACACCTTCCACCTTCCCGACTCGGTAAGCTTCGCCTCCGCTGCCCCCCTGGAGCCGCTCGCCACCGTCGTCCACGGCATGGCTGAAACCGGAATGCAGCTCGGAGACACGATCGTCGTCAACGGCTGCGGGCCCATCGGACTCATGTTCATCCGGCTTTCCCGACTGCGGGGAGCAAACGTAATCGCCACCGACCGTTCCGCTGTGCGCCTGCAGCAGGCCAAGGAAGCCGGGGCCGGCCAGGTCCTGGACCTCACAGATCTCGCCACCACGGCTGACCGTTCGGCTGCCGTCCGCGAGCTCACCGACGGCAAACGGGGAGTCGACGTCGCCATCGAGGCCGTCGGGCTTCCCGAAGTTTGGGAGCAGACCGTGGAATGCCTGCGCCCGGGCGGCACAGCCGTCCTGTTCGGCGGCCCGAAAGCAGGCTCCCGCTTCTCCGTGGACGCCGTGGCGATGCACTACAGCGAGTACACACTCAAGGGCGTCTTCCACCACACACCTGAATACACCAAGGTCGCCCTTGACCTCCTCAGCTCCGGGGACCTGGACGGTGAAACGCTCATCTCCGAGACGCGCCCGCTCGAAGCCCTCGTCGAGAGCCTCGAAGACATGGCCCAGGGTAAAGGCGCCAAGTACCTTCTCGACCCGGCGATGACGGCATGA
- a CDS encoding class II aldolase/adducin family protein encodes MSDVMLAEERQSVVDLAQRMVRDRLVVGTSGNISRRVGDHVLLTPSGTDYDTMTAEDIVVVNLEGDRVDGRLNPTVEMPLHLMCYARHDAQAVVHTHSTAATALSLLQDEVPPVHYQLAMFGGSVAVAPYATYGTEALVNNVSNALNESKGAVMKHHGTICIGENLQKAYDRARQLEWLCDVWLRARSVGEPALLPADEMERVTAGFLNYGKQPTGTQA; translated from the coding sequence ATGAGCGACGTAATGCTGGCCGAGGAGCGCCAGTCCGTAGTAGACCTTGCCCAACGCATGGTTCGCGACCGGCTCGTGGTCGGAACGTCGGGCAACATCTCCCGCAGGGTCGGCGACCACGTCCTGCTTACCCCCAGCGGAACCGACTACGACACCATGACCGCCGAAGACATTGTCGTCGTGAATTTGGAGGGCGATAGGGTTGACGGGCGCCTCAACCCCACCGTTGAGATGCCCCTGCACCTGATGTGCTACGCACGTCACGACGCGCAAGCGGTCGTCCACACCCACTCCACTGCGGCCACGGCCCTTTCACTGCTGCAAGACGAGGTCCCGCCGGTGCATTACCAGCTGGCGATGTTCGGAGGATCCGTTGCGGTGGCCCCGTACGCGACCTACGGCACCGAAGCCCTCGTGAACAATGTGTCCAACGCATTGAACGAAAGCAAGGGTGCTGTCATGAAGCACCACGGAACCATCTGCATCGGGGAGAACCTCCAGAAAGCCTACGACCGCGCCCGCCAGCTCGAATGGTTGTGCGACGTCTGGCTGAGAGCCCGGAGCGTCGGGGAGCCGGCGCTCCTCCCAGCAGATGAGATGGAGCGGGTCACGGCCGGCTTCCTCAACTACGGGAAGCAACCCACCGGCACCCAGGCCTAG
- a CDS encoding DeoR/GlpR family DNA-binding transcription regulator: MGPDIPSRRREQIALYVREAGAVRNEELAERFGVSLMTIHRDLDALSNEGWLEKTRGGARAGGLRLHERNVALRYRQNTAQKRAIARGVMAYLRPGMTIAMEDSTTTAALLPYFGSLHPMTLITNFLPAINAAAADPDIDLVSLGGQYDRNLDSFDGPAVIDQLALLNADVSILSAASVHKGWLLHPSPDTARRKKMLSEIGETRILMIDSSKFDQRASYRVGSIDNFDVVVTDSGISEVHLEELRQLSPEINVVDVLPEDITAPPLLGLPNTYPVSQEN; encoded by the coding sequence ATGGGACCTGATATTCCGAGCCGGCGCCGCGAGCAGATCGCCCTGTACGTGAGGGAGGCCGGGGCGGTACGCAACGAAGAACTGGCCGAACGATTTGGCGTAAGCCTGATGACCATTCACCGCGACCTGGACGCCCTGTCCAATGAAGGGTGGCTGGAAAAGACCCGGGGCGGTGCCCGTGCCGGTGGTCTGCGTCTTCACGAGCGCAACGTGGCCCTGCGTTACCGCCAAAACACTGCGCAAAAACGTGCCATCGCCAGGGGCGTGATGGCTTACCTGCGCCCGGGCATGACGATCGCGATGGAGGACTCCACGACGACGGCTGCTTTGCTGCCGTATTTCGGGAGCCTTCACCCGATGACTCTCATCACGAATTTCCTGCCGGCCATCAACGCAGCGGCCGCTGATCCCGACATCGATCTCGTGTCCCTGGGCGGGCAGTATGACCGGAATCTTGACTCGTTCGACGGTCCGGCGGTCATAGACCAGCTCGCGCTTCTGAACGCGGACGTGTCCATCCTCTCCGCTGCTTCGGTGCACAAGGGATGGCTGCTGCATCCCTCGCCCGATACGGCCCGGCGCAAGAAGATGCTTTCCGAAATCGGCGAGACCCGCATCCTCATGATCGATTCATCGAAGTTCGACCAGCGGGCGTCATACCGCGTCGGTTCCATCGACAATTTCGACGTCGTCGTCACCGACAGCGGCATCTCGGAGGTGCACCTGGAAGAACTTCGGCAGCTTTCCCCGGAAATTAACGTCGTCGACGTTCTCCCGGAGGACATCACGGCCCCGCCTTTGCTGGGGCTTCCCAACACCTATCCCGTCAGTCAGGAGAACTAA
- a CDS encoding EthD family reductase, with product MIKVVAVLTAKDGLSRDEFLHKWNVEHPVLVRRLPGLRRYRQNPAIEHPKQWPFNGMAELWFDSVADVKTAYAGEEAKLLFEHEHEFLADMRWFLAEEREIDLNS from the coding sequence ATGATCAAGGTTGTTGCTGTCCTGACCGCCAAAGACGGCTTGAGCCGGGACGAATTCCTCCACAAGTGGAACGTCGAACACCCCGTACTTGTCCGCAGGCTGCCCGGATTGCGGCGCTACCGGCAAAACCCTGCCATCGAGCACCCGAAGCAATGGCCGTTCAATGGCATGGCTGAACTCTGGTTCGACAGCGTCGCCGACGTGAAGACCGCCTATGCGGGGGAGGAAGCAAAACTCCTCTTCGAGCACGAGCACGAATTCCTCGCCGACATGCGCTGGTTCCTGGCAGAGGAGAGGGAAATCGACCTTAACTCCTAG
- a CDS encoding nuclear transport factor 2 family protein, protein MACIDFEVARNLKIDYFRHLDAKRWADLRRLFHDNAMFAGFPFATGDADAFVQGVASFLDGVDSIHQGFIPRMTSIDNDTIRGLWSMHDYLVWPRDSRDYRGAKVPGLYGIRGYGTYEEEYRRLDGQWRISVMRLVRTRIDLLTDESLSLRDQDFLAPDPEWIPSELPHQIG, encoded by the coding sequence ATGGCCTGCATCGATTTTGAAGTCGCCAGGAACCTGAAGATCGACTATTTCCGCCACTTGGACGCAAAGCGTTGGGCGGACCTCAGGCGCCTTTTCCATGACAATGCCATGTTCGCGGGCTTCCCCTTTGCGACTGGAGACGCCGACGCATTCGTCCAGGGCGTCGCCAGCTTCCTGGACGGCGTCGACTCGATCCATCAGGGCTTCATTCCCCGGATGACGTCAATTGACAACGACACGATTAGGGGCCTGTGGTCGATGCATGACTACCTGGTCTGGCCCAGGGACAGCAGGGACTATCGCGGAGCCAAGGTCCCCGGACTCTACGGGATCCGGGGATACGGAACCTACGAGGAGGAATACCGACGGCTTGACGGGCAGTGGCGAATTTCAGTCATGCGCCTCGTCCGGACAAGAATCGATCTCCTGACGGACGAGTCGCTTTCACTGCGCGACCAGGACTTCCTGGCCCCGGACCCGGAATGGATTCCCTCGGAGCTCCCGCACCAGATTGGCTAA